AAAAGTAAGTTGGTGACTGTTCCGACCTAGGTAAGCGAAGACGATTCCATGCAACTTACCTTTGGTCTGAAAAACTTCCTTACTGCTCCAAATAATCCGCTCATGATTCACTATATTGACTATGTCTCTTGCTAGATGTGGGTGGATACGGCAGTATAAAAGTATCAAAATATCGATCTGCGTATGTTGTCATATATCGAGTAAGTGAGTGAAGGGAGTACGAGACAAGTTGGTTTCCCACGGTGGCATGCAAATGCCACCTGAATCCAACTCGGTGCTCCtatttttctctttctcaacttttttttttctgaGTTGAACATGTCTAACATTCCTCACCTTTGTATAtcttacctttctcttcatcccatcaatcatATCACTCGCTAGTCAATATTCTAGTCGAAAGGCAATTCATCAAGACGCGGTCATCCATCTATACAAGAACCGCTCGTCtcatttcaccttcttcctttacACCAGTACGGATCTTATCTAATCCTTTTGGATACCAACGTACATCTCAAATTCACACTACTACAAGACTTTTTGTCCTCCCATATAAATTACACTTACAGATAAGCGGCAGAAGAAATATAAGGACCTGCAAGATGGCTACACTCGCCCCACCTCAAGCTATCCCCGAGAAGTTCCAGCTCCCCACTCCTCCCGAGGTAGTCACATCAACCCCTATACTGAACTATGATCCTACTCGATCAcctatcgatatcttcaagaTGGCTGTGGCCACCCTCGTCTCAGAGGCTTTCGAAGAGAAATTAGAAAAGATTTACCCTGCCGTGGAAATGGGCAAGAAAGGATGTGATTTCTCGGTGGCTATTGTAAGGTTTAAGAAAGGGAAACCGGCAGATTTGGAAGTTTGGGCAAAGAAGGTTATTGAtaatgtgagtttgagtctTTTCGCTATATCATATTTTGAAGATATGTATCGTGTGGATCTTCCAACcagtatgaatatgaatctCAACTCATTCTGGATCGTGTGCTGATGATTATTGGTATCTATCTACAGTTCAAACCCTCCGCCTGCCTCACTTCCGTCAGTACACCTGATAACAAGTTCTTGCTCTTCCAAATGAAGTGAGTGACCGTCATGTACTATTGAGAACACGATACCTAATATATCTTGATATCCAATCACTCTATGTGTATTCGCCAGATGTTAACAGAGCTGATTCTGCTTATGACTCCACAGCAAAGACTCATTCAACTACCACCTCCTCCGACACATCACCCTCACTTCCGAAGCTGCCCTCGCCAACCCCACCGACCCAACTTTATCATACGGTACCACGACAGAAGGTCAGGGTAAACACatgttgatcgatttctCCTCTCCCAACATCGCTAAACCTTTCCATGCCGGTCATCTTAGAAGTACAATTATCGGTACGGTCATTAGTAACTTGTATGAAGCGaatggatggaaggtgaCTAGGTTGAATTACTTGGGTGATTGGGGTACTcagtatggtgagttggcatATCTCTCTCTAATCATCACCATATCTGAACGGTGAGAGCCAAGGTATACGCGACGTCGAATTACCACAATGCCTAAATAGTGTTGTGGTGTTCATGTATTATTTGAACCATTATGAGTTAAAGGATCATACTTACACTCTCTTTCCCCTACTATAGGTCTTCTATCAGTTGGTTTTGACAAATTCGGGGACGAACAGGAACTCATCAAGGatcccatccatcacctcttccaagTTTACGTGAAAATCAACAACGCTAAAGCCGAACAGAAAGAAAGATTAGATGCTGGAGAGACGATCCCTGAAGAGGATCAAATTCACTTCCAAGCCAAGAAGGTGTTCAAAGATatggaggatggtgagtctaCAAAAGTACATCCTCACGGCACACAAAATACTGAGCACTGATGAACGCGCTTCATTACATAGGCGAGCCAAAAGCCATCGCTCAATGGGCTCGATTCCGAGATCTCTCGATTGAGAAGCTCAAGGGTACTTACGAGAAACTCAACGTCCACTTTGACGTATACTGGGGTGAATCTCAAGTATCTACTGAATCAATGGACCGAGCTACCAGGATCGTCCAGGAGAAAAACCTTACCTGTGAGGACAGAGGAGCGTTGTTGGTTGATTTGACGAAATACAAGATGGACAAAGCTATCATCCGAAAAGCTGGTAAGTTCGGACTTTTATCATATCCAGCCTAAGTAGGAACTGAGTATCAAGTATGATGTTCAGATGGAACAACAATCTACCTTACTCGAGATTTGGGAGGATTGCACGATAAATGGGAGAAATACCATTTCGATAAACACATCTACGTCGTCCAGGCTGCTCAGTCATTACATTTCAATCAATTATTCAAGACCGCTGAATTGATGGGTGAACCTTATGCGGATAAATTACAACACATCAGTTTCGGTTTAGTGAAAGGAATGTCTACCCGAAAAGGAACTGTCGTGTTCCTTGAAGATATCATGGAAGAAGCTACTGAGACGATGCACGAACAGATGAAGTCGAACGAAGCCAAGTACGCTCAGGTGGAAGATCCTGTGGGAACTAGTGCGATCATCGGTACGACTGCTGTGAAGATCCAGGATATGGCTGGTAAGAGGTGAGTGCTAAACCCTTTCATGCGAAACAAGTGATCTTCCGCATCGTCTTGCATACAGATCGAGTCAGAGAATAAAGATTCCGATAATGACCATATTCTTTTCTCGGCATCAGGATCAACGATTACGACTTCGATATCAAACGATGTACATCAttcgaaggtgatttcgGACCATTCATCCAATACTCCCATGTCCGATTATGCTCCGTTCAACGAAAGAATCCCAACGTTCCTGTACCGGTATCAGTTAACGAGATTGATATCTCATTACTTAACGAACCTAAAATCAACGATATCATGTATCACCTCGCGACATACCCTCAAACCGTCAAGAATGCCTATAACTCTTCCGAACCTTCTCAGTTGGTCACGTGGTGTTTCAGATTATCACACTTGGTTGGAGGAGCTTGGGAGACTGTCAAAGTTGCTGGAGCGGATGAAGAGACTGCTAAAGCCAGGCTGTTCCTATACATCCAGACTAGGGTAGTGTTGGCTAATGCTATGAGGTTGTTGAGTCTGACACCTATCGAACGAATGTAGTCGATACTTTAGATCGTTTGTGGTTGGATACGATACATAGATCACATATGCATTTTTTCCGTTTTCATTAATTGAAGGCGAATGAAAATCACTGGAAA
The nucleotide sequence above comes from Kwoniella europaea PYCC6329 chromosome 1, complete sequence. Encoded proteins:
- a CDS encoding arginine-tRNA ligase, whose amino-acid sequence is MATLAPPQAIPEKFQLPTPPEVVTSTPILNYDPTRSPIDIFKMAVATLVSEAFEEKLEKIYPAVEMGKKGCDFSVAIVRFKKGKPADLEVWAKKVIDNFKPSACLTSVSTPDNKFLLFQMNKDSFNYHLLRHITLTSEAALANPTDPTLSYGTTTEGQGKHMLIDFSSPNIAKPFHAGHLRSTIIGTVISNLYEANGWKVTRLNYLGDWGTQYGLLSVGFDKFGDEQELIKDPIHHLFQVYVKINNAKAEQKERLDAGETIPEEDQIHFQAKKVFKDMEDGEPKAIAQWARFRDLSIEKLKGTYEKLNVHFDVYWGESQVSTESMDRATRIVQEKNLTCEDRGALLVDLTKYKMDKAIIRKADGTTIYLTRDLGGLHDKWEKYHFDKHIYVVQAAQSLHFNQLFKTAELMGEPYADKLQHISFGLVKGMSTRKGTVVFLEDIMEEATETMHEQMKSNEAKYAQVEDPVGTSAIIGTTAVKIQDMAGKRINDYDFDIKRCTSFEGDFGPFIQYSHVRLCSVQRKNPNVPVPVSVNEIDISLLNEPKINDIMYHLATYPQTVKNAYNSSEPSQLVTWCFRLSHLVGGAWETVKVAGADEETAKARLFLYIQTRVVLANAMRLLSLTPIERM